The following coding sequences are from one Paenibacillus sp. FSL R5-0912 window:
- a CDS encoding helix-turn-helix domain-containing protein, whose amino-acid sequence MRHRKEPPGDKNIIGTRVIAIRKAKRMKQKDFLARLQTFGLDISPTSLSRLEGQYRLVQDYEVVAIAKALEVSVGELLGDG is encoded by the coding sequence ATGAGACATCGCAAAGAGCCCCCTGGTGACAAAAACATCATCGGGACCCGAGTTATAGCTATTCGAAAGGCTAAGCGAATGAAGCAAAAGGATTTCCTCGCTAGGTTACAAACCTTTGGTTTAGACATCAGCCCAACCAGTTTATCGCGATTGGAGGGTCAATATAGGCTCGTGCAGGATTATGAGGTGGTGGCAATAGCAAAGGCGCTGGAGGTTTCTGTTGGGGAGTTGTTGGGGGATGGGTGA
- a CDS encoding nuclease-related domain-containing protein, producing the protein MFKALRTLFQKSNPKPPQAVTKAQTPKPKSKVASTRIGELGEHKINIQLDQLPKECKSLSDLLLPNPKSRTGYAQIDHIVISPYCLFVIETKNYNGEIKGGRTDQQWSVSNRYKMYNPLKQNYGHIKAIESLIKGVAAVKFISMISFTMRCRFSIDPELRKIHSDELVVYDVELSEYISRKLISLKTGTHEPPISAAQVQTIYDHLIKANITDPEIRKLHVQRIKGTKA; encoded by the coding sequence ATGTTTAAAGCACTAAGGACACTCTTTCAAAAATCAAACCCTAAACCGCCACAGGCTGTGACTAAGGCACAAACTCCAAAGCCCAAATCAAAGGTTGCCTCCACACGAATTGGTGAGCTAGGCGAGCATAAAATCAATATCCAACTGGATCAGCTACCTAAAGAATGTAAATCGTTAAGTGATCTGTTGCTCCCTAATCCTAAGTCTCGAACAGGCTATGCTCAGATTGATCATATTGTCATTTCCCCATATTGCTTATTTGTCATTGAGACGAAAAACTACAATGGGGAAATTAAGGGTGGGCGGACGGATCAGCAATGGTCAGTGAGCAATCGTTATAAGATGTATAATCCGTTGAAGCAAAACTACGGACATATCAAGGCCATTGAGAGTCTGATAAAAGGTGTAGCGGCAGTGAAATTCATCTCCATGATCTCATTCACCATGAGATGTCGGTTCAGTATTGATCCTGAGCTGCGGAAGATTCATTCAGACGAGCTGGTTGTCTATGATGTGGAACTAAGTGAGTATATCTCTAGGAAGCTGATCAGTTTGAAGACGGGAACTCATGAACCTCCTATTTCTGCGGCGCAGGTCCAAACGATATACGATCATTTGATTAAGGCTAATATCACCGATCCCGAGATTCGTAAGCTTCATGTACAGAGAATAAAGGGAACTAAGGCGTAG
- a CDS encoding aspartyl-phosphate phosphatase Spo0E family protein, whose protein sequence is MQHLMQKYEEEKRKLNELGNKSLDQGIPLSSNEAVQAQSRKVDELINQMYQEKSGHTASFRLKFCLGGDVVSFPAWFIQTIQSRLNEVTAQIEYQSEPRLPFEEESKAFQALFESIDTAHMPEFEYWEDKLQLKQAVIYERLYLQGLKDGMQLANASIAPPVLSD, encoded by the coding sequence ATGCAACATCTGATGCAGAAATATGAGGAGGAGAAGCGCAAGCTGAATGAACTCGGAAATAAATCATTGGATCAGGGAATTCCGCTAAGCAGCAATGAAGCGGTTCAGGCTCAAAGTCGTAAGGTAGATGAACTCATTAATCAGATGTATCAAGAAAAAAGTGGACATACAGCTTCATTTCGTTTGAAATTCTGTCTTGGAGGGGATGTGGTGAGCTTTCCAGCATGGTTTATACAGACGATTCAAAGTCGATTGAATGAGGTTACCGCACAGATCGAGTATCAGTCCGAGCCTAGACTTCCTTTTGAAGAAGAGAGTAAAGCTTTTCAAGCATTATTTGAGTCCATAGACACTGCACATATGCCAGAGTTTGAGTACTGGGAGGACAAGCTTCAATTGAAGCAAGCCGTTATTTATGAACGCTTATATCTACAAGGGCTTAAGGATGGTATGCAGCTTGCAAATGCCTCTATTGCCCCTCCAGTGCTTTCGGACTAG
- a CDS encoding McrB family protein — MIKQLRSWWKDTEIANLIGRKKVDFSIFRDGTHIPVEFHPDFLEANQGQQPNLGEGIKVKLIHEDRDYEATLFKIDQASASREALQLRYNGNQTLKELLIEAFKHSYSYIMQERTNQLADDAKRPQVVVPEDQAEYIDFFATGVPFEYRLEFITYKPKPNVWWVNQGTTIQAEKQAGILWAPLLNTQGRKLYHWETMKEVKEGDIILHYSNKAIRYVSQVTAAAVEAPKPGSMANTGWQEEGRLVRTHYVELIPSIALQQFNQQIMQLNITQGPLHTGGGVNQGYLFRFSRQGLQVLQSLTTEVNWPDFTILEQDEVASSMESLREVIPILPPSDSSISAFLHQIQSHIRRQGFFFPEHLIENFYLSLKAKPFVILAGISGTGKTRLVKLFAEALGATRDNGQYTLIPVRPDWSDPADLLGYKDLSGRFQPGPMTQVFVEARQPENRHKPYFICLDEMNLARVEHYFSDLLSVLETQEWRESEIQTQELISRALLGTPEDQVKYGGLGIPENVFLIGTVNMDETTHPFSKKVLDRASTLEFNYINLQQYPQGAEQDAGDPADLKELNHLFLRSDYLQLVDAYDTHQELVVRTTERLVQINTLLEDIHAHVGFRVRDAICFYMIYNERFGLMDEEEAFDWQLLQKILPRIQGSHSSVRRVLLNLMKVATGSGAGIAVNVQELMDDDASPLYMKWAAGQNPPGVKHPQSARKLAYMLRRLEEDGFTSYWLS; from the coding sequence ATGATCAAACAACTACGAAGCTGGTGGAAGGATACAGAGATAGCTAACCTAATCGGCCGTAAAAAAGTGGACTTTTCTATCTTTCGTGACGGTACTCATATTCCAGTTGAATTTCATCCGGATTTCTTAGAAGCTAATCAAGGTCAACAGCCTAACCTGGGTGAAGGAATAAAGGTTAAGCTCATTCACGAAGATCGAGACTATGAAGCTACGCTATTTAAAATTGATCAAGCATCGGCTAGTCGGGAAGCTCTTCAACTTCGCTATAACGGAAATCAAACGCTGAAGGAGTTGTTAATTGAAGCCTTCAAGCATTCGTATTCCTACATTATGCAAGAGAGAACGAATCAACTAGCGGATGATGCGAAGCGGCCTCAGGTTGTTGTTCCTGAAGATCAAGCCGAATACATAGATTTCTTTGCGACAGGAGTTCCTTTCGAATACCGTTTAGAGTTTATAACGTATAAGCCGAAGCCTAATGTATGGTGGGTGAATCAGGGAACCACCATTCAAGCGGAGAAGCAAGCGGGAATTCTGTGGGCACCTCTACTGAATACTCAAGGCCGTAAGCTATATCACTGGGAGACGATGAAGGAAGTTAAAGAAGGAGATATCATCCTTCATTATTCCAATAAGGCTATTCGTTATGTTAGCCAGGTTACAGCTGCGGCAGTCGAGGCACCGAAACCAGGCTCTATGGCTAATACGGGTTGGCAAGAGGAAGGAAGACTGGTTCGCACCCATTATGTAGAACTTATTCCGTCCATTGCGCTACAACAGTTCAATCAGCAAATTATGCAATTGAACATAACCCAAGGACCGCTCCATACTGGAGGCGGAGTGAATCAAGGGTATTTGTTCCGCTTTTCAAGACAAGGGCTTCAAGTGCTTCAATCACTCACGACAGAAGTGAATTGGCCTGATTTTACTATTCTAGAGCAAGATGAGGTTGCCTCCAGTATGGAGAGCTTGCGTGAGGTGATTCCTATTCTACCGCCATCCGATTCTAGCATTTCAGCCTTCCTCCACCAAATCCAATCCCACATCCGCCGCCAAGGCTTCTTTTTCCCTGAGCATCTGATCGAGAACTTCTACCTCTCGCTGAAGGCGAAGCCTTTTGTCATCCTAGCAGGTATATCCGGCACGGGGAAGACGCGGCTGGTGAAGCTGTTCGCGGAGGCGCTGGGGGCGACGCGGGATAATGGGCAGTATACGTTGATTCCGGTGCGGCCGGATTGGAGTGATCCTGCGGATCTGCTGGGGTATAAGGATCTGTCGGGCAGGTTCCAGCCGGGTCCGATGACGCAGGTGTTCGTGGAGGCGCGGCAGCCGGAGAATCGGCATAAGCCGTATTTTATCTGTCTGGATGAGATGAATCTGGCCCGGGTGGAGCATTATTTCAGTGATCTGCTAAGTGTGCTGGAGACGCAGGAGTGGCGGGAGAGTGAGATTCAGACGCAGGAGCTGATCTCTCGTGCCTTGCTGGGTACGCCTGAGGACCAAGTGAAATATGGAGGCCTGGGCATTCCGGAGAATGTATTTCTGATCGGGACGGTGAATATGGACGAGACTACGCATCCTTTTAGCAAAAAAGTTCTCGACCGCGCAAGCACCCTAGAGTTCAATTACATCAATCTGCAGCAGTATCCGCAAGGGGCTGAGCAGGACGCTGGTGATCCCGCTGATCTTAAGGAGCTGAATCATCTCTTCCTCCGTTCCGATTATTTGCAGCTGGTGGATGCCTATGATACTCATCAGGAGCTCGTTGTGCGGACGACGGAGAGACTGGTTCAGATCAATACGCTGCTGGAGGATATCCATGCTCATGTGGGCTTCCGGGTGCGGGATGCGATTTGCTTCTATATGATCTATAACGAGCGCTTTGGCCTGATGGATGAGGAAGAGGCGTTTGACTGGCAGCTGCTGCAAAAGATTCTGCCGCGTATCCAGGGAAGTCATTCCTCCGTGCGCCGGGTGCTGCTTAATCTGATGAAGGTTGCTACAGGCAGCGGTGCCGGCATTGCGGTTAATGTTCAAGAACTCATGGACGATGATGCTTCTCCGCTCTATATGAAATGGGCTGCCGGGCAGAATCCGCCTGGGGTCAAGCATCCGCAAAGTGCCCGTAAATTGGCTTATATGCTGAGGAGGCTGGAGGAAGATGGATTCACCTCATACTGGCTTTCTTAA
- a CDS encoding ATP-binding protein: MAEYKLKVSGNAIGELSEKIPSNIIALNELIKNAYDAGANSVSINLDTSKQIMTIQDDGKGMNEEDISTLLQISKSTKQYGKLVNNRYIQGSKGLGFLSVFKFGDKVTWKTIKDKERCFSIDYNEILGLDDVSNYNVIIDDVLNGDLRKGTKIEIQLRNSFGVENLKSYLLDQVNRDKILNSFIDNTFEIILEIEGRIYRTKKELSLEKYYEDNKMFRVTYDSDSHEIDIQYFNHSKFGPWNPDKKSIPVDSFTNINRFKLELDLMLYDFTGGKGKTSPDKLFIDPTNTLTEKLTPLIFINKNLFNNYTLFDPEISRYKRAGDSMAQMIGIVQIITDDSELQFNSDRTQFQENELTNDIKNILSAINLFIQKQGSEIKNEIKKRNKKKAEEEKKKAEEEKAAHDHNTYPPENDPPKSDKKEEGTNPENPQDGTSTPSNKLQEPFLNLKERELAFELPLEPINLVDFFEVAEDSYGNSVNFDKIQCEANGLIIENKILIISSSGERDISFGFEDSLSGKVTTSLKIHVLEKIAEPLETKKTDRILIPNEAKSGYKIKFQNTPINDLVDQLNRLFKNTRTSYIEVIACSLRSVFELSVYEWEMSGKVTYVFKKSSSDRLMDKVVTLIKAIIENDYLVGEISKGLGLPSYRDFKNVLTAKDYESTIKKSHLGAHKSTKSLSEKNLEDIGKDVGLFLVIINELLNNTVIDWRRIGSPWQLEV; this comes from the coding sequence TTGGCAGAGTATAAATTAAAAGTGTCTGGAAATGCAATTGGAGAACTCTCTGAGAAGATTCCTTCCAATATAATTGCATTGAACGAGTTAATTAAAAATGCCTATGATGCTGGAGCAAATTCTGTATCAATAAATTTAGATACAAGTAAACAAATAATGACAATTCAGGATGATGGAAAAGGAATGAATGAGGAAGACATCTCCACTTTGCTTCAAATATCAAAGAGCACTAAGCAATATGGTAAGCTTGTCAATAACCGCTACATACAAGGTTCTAAAGGGTTAGGCTTCTTATCTGTTTTTAAGTTCGGGGATAAAGTTACGTGGAAAACGATTAAAGATAAGGAACGATGTTTTTCAATTGATTATAATGAAATATTAGGTCTAGATGATGTGTCAAATTATAACGTGATTATTGATGATGTTCTCAATGGAGATCTTAGGAAAGGTACAAAAATAGAGATTCAATTGAGAAACAGTTTTGGTGTTGAAAATTTAAAATCATATTTATTAGATCAAGTCAATAGAGATAAAATATTGAATTCTTTTATTGACAATACGTTTGAAATTATTCTGGAAATAGAAGGGAGGATATATCGAACAAAGAAGGAATTGTCCCTTGAGAAATACTACGAAGATAATAAAATGTTTCGAGTAACATATGATTCAGATTCTCATGAAATTGATATTCAATATTTTAACCATTCTAAATTTGGACCGTGGAATCCGGATAAAAAGTCTATCCCTGTAGATAGTTTTACAAATATAAATAGATTCAAACTGGAATTAGACCTTATGCTATATGATTTTACGGGAGGTAAAGGAAAGACAAGCCCGGATAAATTGTTTATTGATCCTACTAATACTTTAACTGAAAAATTAACTCCTTTGATTTTTATCAATAAAAACCTTTTTAACAATTACACATTGTTTGATCCCGAAATTTCCAGGTATAAAAGAGCTGGAGATAGCATGGCTCAAATGATTGGAATTGTTCAAATTATTACTGATGATTCAGAACTACAGTTTAACTCAGACCGAACTCAGTTCCAAGAAAACGAACTAACAAATGATATAAAGAACATTCTATCTGCTATAAATTTGTTTATTCAAAAGCAAGGGTCGGAAATTAAGAACGAAATCAAGAAAAGAAATAAAAAGAAAGCAGAAGAAGAAAAAAAGAAAGCAGAAGAAGAGAAAGCAGCCCATGATCATAATACATATCCACCTGAAAATGATCCACCTAAGAGTGATAAAAAAGAAGAAGGAACAAATCCTGAAAACCCTCAGGATGGAACTTCGACACCATCCAATAAACTTCAAGAACCATTTTTAAATTTAAAAGAAAGGGAACTGGCTTTCGAGTTACCACTTGAACCAATCAATTTAGTCGATTTCTTTGAAGTAGCAGAAGACTCATATGGTAATTCGGTTAATTTTGATAAAATTCAATGTGAAGCAAATGGATTAATTATTGAAAACAAAATATTAATAATTTCTTCCTCCGGAGAGCGCGATATATCATTTGGCTTTGAGGATTCATTAAGCGGAAAAGTAACCACTAGTCTTAAGATTCATGTTTTAGAAAAGATAGCAGAGCCGTTAGAAACAAAAAAAACAGATCGTATTCTTATTCCTAATGAGGCCAAAAGTGGATACAAAATTAAGTTTCAAAATACTCCAATTAATGATCTTGTTGATCAACTAAACAGATTGTTTAAGAATACAAGAACATCATATATTGAGGTCATTGCTTGTTCATTACGCTCTGTTTTTGAATTATCAGTTTATGAATGGGAAATGTCTGGAAAGGTAACGTATGTATTTAAAAAAAGTTCTTCGGACAGATTGATGGACAAGGTGGTTACCTTAATAAAAGCAATTATCGAAAACGATTATCTTGTAGGAGAAATAAGTAAGGGTTTAGGTTTGCCAAGTTACCGAGATTTTAAAAATGTCTTAACTGCGAAGGATTATGAGTCAACAATTAAAAAGTCTCACTTAGGAGCTCATAAATCTACAAAATCACTTTCTGAAAAAAATCTTGAGGATATAGGGAAAGATGTAGGTTTGTTTTTAGTGATCATAAACGAACTTTTGAATAATACTGTGATAGACTGGAGAAGAATAGGTTCACCTTGGCAGCTTGAGGTGTAA
- a CDS encoding putative holin-like toxin, whose amino-acid sequence MEVYQALSLMFMFGMFIIALLNYLKKK is encoded by the coding sequence ATGGAGGTTTATCAAGCATTGTCCCTGATGTTCATGTTCGGCATGTTCATTATCGCGCTGCTAAATTACCTCAAAAAGAAATAG
- a CDS encoding restriction endonuclease-like protein — MDSPHTGFLNQAVELLRIETELFTLYVQGRPYHPTVETLQLHRSPEQEWVNAQLGITCSQRLGEVQIKVFSPEAYGLIDWQPGESSFPCFYETQPYELVIQNKKAAKLTFYHENVLLRQAVKPLGESILAGVLNFGNEVGLTEWEIRGEGQTLLRVEMEIFPSKMEYKRDYQNLLHEVNAQIYNLAFDFLRRTYQLTGLKETQHQSLTEFFAILQHVFRQLLDAVERINKNPNVALLQERRLMDAGRVKKAGRENIRELAKHPERLREDMNHGFLTIGNRSYTASHLMETRKRLAYDTSENRFVRWMLERIHGKLKELKNRWKKNNRTSDPQLIRRIDTMLTQLERVLKIDFLREAGALKQISVTLVLQMAPGYREVYRCYLMLLKGLSIQGDLLRLSMKDVAQLYEYWCFLKLNQLLGQKYRLVKQDIIKVNRNGIFVTLDRSQSSKMVYENPVNGEQFILYYNAIPGTDRTPTLSQRPDNVLTLKKKDAGQIKEYKYVFDAKYRLNPAYEGTSYQQKYGQPGPEEDDINTMHRYRDAIVYQEIGSGEYERSMFGAYVLFPYPDEERYKSHRFYKSIGLLNIGALPFLPNSTSLVEQFLAEIIQDSPEKAYERSTRPRGTKEYYANQLAGKNVLVGSVRGPEQVAVAVREAFYHMPLKNLSDVKILTQLEYVAMCQSRKKFVDPAKTGIHWVGKVADWKVLQRKEIKEVPCRPGTEEDLYVRFTVEEWKSLAVPITLGGQGILTVLYTSKYILDRSLEIAELRLETEEALREWREKRRKGRVKVRLDHEEYVDLGSVVEVRNI; from the coding sequence ATGGATTCACCTCATACTGGCTTTCTTAATCAGGCGGTGGAATTGCTCCGTATCGAGACGGAGCTTTTTACGCTATATGTGCAGGGGCGGCCCTATCATCCTACGGTGGAGACGTTGCAGCTTCATCGCTCTCCGGAGCAGGAGTGGGTGAATGCTCAGCTTGGAATTACCTGCTCGCAGCGGCTTGGGGAAGTACAGATTAAGGTGTTCTCGCCTGAAGCCTATGGGCTGATCGACTGGCAGCCGGGGGAGTCTTCCTTTCCTTGCTTTTATGAGACGCAGCCGTATGAACTGGTGATTCAGAATAAGAAGGCGGCCAAGCTTACTTTCTATCATGAAAATGTGCTGCTCCGGCAGGCGGTTAAGCCTCTAGGTGAGTCTATCCTTGCAGGTGTGCTGAACTTTGGGAATGAGGTTGGGCTGACGGAATGGGAGATCCGGGGCGAAGGGCAGACGCTGCTGCGGGTGGAGATGGAGATTTTCCCCTCGAAGATGGAATATAAGCGGGATTACCAGAACCTTCTGCATGAGGTGAATGCGCAGATCTATAATTTGGCTTTTGATTTTCTGCGCCGGACCTATCAGCTAACTGGCCTTAAGGAGACGCAGCATCAGAGCCTGACGGAGTTCTTCGCCATCCTACAGCATGTATTCAGACAGCTCTTGGATGCCGTTGAGCGGATCAACAAGAATCCTAATGTTGCGCTGCTCCAGGAGCGGCGGTTAATGGATGCAGGCCGGGTCAAGAAAGCCGGAAGAGAGAACATCCGTGAGCTCGCGAAGCATCCTGAACGGTTAAGAGAAGACATGAACCATGGGTTCTTAACCATCGGTAACCGGAGCTACACAGCATCCCACTTAATGGAGACACGGAAGCGCCTCGCCTATGATACAAGTGAGAACCGGTTCGTCCGCTGGATGCTGGAACGGATTCATGGCAAGCTGAAGGAGCTTAAGAACCGCTGGAAAAAGAACAACCGGACCTCAGATCCGCAGCTCATCCGAAGAATCGACACGATGCTCACTCAGCTGGAGCGGGTGCTTAAGATAGATTTTCTGCGGGAGGCCGGAGCGCTGAAGCAGATATCCGTAACACTAGTGCTGCAGATGGCCCCCGGATACCGGGAGGTCTATCGCTGTTATCTCATGCTGCTCAAAGGCCTGTCAATTCAAGGTGACCTGCTTCGCCTATCCATGAAGGATGTCGCGCAGCTCTATGAATACTGGTGCTTCCTTAAGCTGAATCAGCTTCTGGGGCAGAAGTATAGGCTGGTGAAGCAGGATATCATTAAGGTGAACCGGAACGGGATCTTTGTGACGCTGGATCGCTCGCAGAGCTCGAAGATGGTCTATGAGAATCCTGTTAACGGGGAGCAGTTCATCCTGTACTATAATGCGATTCCTGGAACAGATAGGACCCCAACGCTCAGTCAACGTCCTGACAATGTGCTTACCTTGAAGAAGAAGGATGCGGGTCAGATCAAGGAGTATAAGTATGTGTTCGATGCGAAGTATCGGTTGAATCCGGCGTATGAGGGGACTTCTTATCAGCAGAAATATGGTCAGCCTGGGCCGGAAGAGGATGACATTAATACGATGCACCGCTACCGGGACGCGATAGTCTATCAGGAGATAGGCTCCGGGGAATACGAACGAAGCATGTTCGGGGCGTATGTGTTATTTCCGTACCCTGATGAGGAGCGGTACAAGTCCCACCGTTTCTACAAAAGCATCGGGCTGCTCAACATTGGCGCCTTGCCGTTCCTGCCGAATTCCACAAGTCTGGTGGAGCAATTCCTGGCAGAGATTATTCAGGATAGTCCGGAAAAAGCTTACGAACGCTCGACACGTCCACGTGGGACGAAAGAATACTACGCCAATCAGCTGGCGGGCAAAAATGTGCTGGTCGGTTCAGTCCGGGGGCCGGAACAGGTAGCGGTGGCGGTGCGGGAAGCTTTTTATCATATGCCGCTTAAGAATCTATCCGATGTAAAAATCCTCACTCAGCTCGAATACGTCGCCATGTGCCAATCTCGCAAAAAGTTCGTTGATCCCGCCAAAACAGGCATTCACTGGGTAGGGAAGGTAGCGGATTGGAAGGTGCTGCAGCGTAAGGAGATTAAGGAAGTCCCTTGTCGGCCGGGTACCGAGGAGGATCTGTATGTACGCTTCACGGTTGAGGAATGGAAGAGCTTAGCTGTTCCTATTACGCTAGGAGGACAAGGAATTCTCACGGTGCTCTACACCAGTAAGTATATCCTGGACCGGTCCTTGGAGATTGCTGAGCTCCGGCTGGAAACGGAGGAAGCGCTCCGGGAATGGCGGGAGAAGCGGCGTAAGGGCAGAGTTAAGGTGAGGCTGGATCATGAGGAGTATGTGGATTTGGGTAGTGTTGTGGAGGTTAGGAATATATAG
- a CDS encoding Eco57I restriction-modification methylase domain-containing protein, whose translation MRNIAFKDYKKKSDIHGTVLYPAVMVAPVQKSILADLIDTTRTISIFDPFHGSGTSLYEALEISGNVQLVGCDINPLANLITKVKLQGITHNITSDIHKIKKILSSPFEGNAHTFVNINKWFREDIIISLTHIRQAIKEIDDQKNRLFFWCMFSDIVRKYSNSRSSTYKLHTKNNEDINKMENNSINDFIKSIELNWYKFNKSFEHFRLYKGNTLELMDSFSENNFDICITSPPYGDNNTTVPYGQFSMLALYWIDDQDLVLEGWELDSYAIIDSNSLGGAFSQGKDGHVDSELLVPYLEKITPEKHKKILRFFSDYFLFLDQLAKVTSSHIIMTLGNRTVDGVKIDLKEITVNYLTQIGFITLEMLEREIVSKRTPKKISRVKSKPVSSMNKEYVIVMEKKYDKVASL comes from the coding sequence ATGAGAAATATAGCCTTCAAGGATTATAAAAAAAAGAGTGATATTCATGGTACCGTATTATATCCTGCTGTAATGGTTGCTCCGGTTCAGAAAAGTATTTTGGCTGACTTAATTGATACAACAAGAACAATCAGCATATTTGATCCTTTCCATGGATCAGGAACTTCATTATACGAAGCCTTGGAAATATCTGGTAATGTGCAATTGGTAGGGTGTGATATCAATCCTCTTGCCAATTTAATTACAAAAGTTAAACTCCAAGGGATTACGCATAATATTACTTCTGATATACACAAGATTAAGAAGATTTTGTCATCTCCATTTGAAGGAAATGCGCATACTTTTGTAAACATAAATAAATGGTTTAGAGAAGATATTATAATTTCATTGACGCACATTAGACAAGCAATTAAAGAAATAGATGATCAAAAGAACAGGTTGTTTTTTTGGTGTATGTTTAGTGATATCGTTCGAAAGTATAGTAATTCACGTAGTTCAACATATAAGTTACATACAAAGAATAATGAAGATATTAATAAAATGGAGAACAATTCGATCAATGATTTTATCAAATCAATTGAATTAAATTGGTACAAGTTTAACAAAAGTTTTGAACATTTCAGGCTCTATAAAGGAAATACACTTGAATTGATGGACTCCTTTTCTGAAAATAATTTTGATATCTGTATTACTTCTCCACCGTACGGTGATAATAATACAACAGTTCCATATGGGCAATTCTCAATGTTAGCATTATATTGGATTGATGATCAAGATTTAGTTTTGGAAGGTTGGGAGCTTGATAGTTATGCAATTATAGATTCAAATAGTCTAGGTGGAGCATTTTCTCAAGGGAAAGATGGCCATGTTGATAGTGAGCTATTAGTCCCCTATTTAGAAAAGATAACTCCTGAAAAGCATAAAAAGATTTTAAGGTTTTTTAGTGATTATTTTTTATTTCTTGATCAATTAGCTAAAGTTACAAGTTCACATATTATAATGACTTTAGGGAATAGAACAGTTGATGGTGTTAAAATTGATTTGAAAGAAATTACGGTCAATTATTTAACACAAATTGGATTTATAACATTAGAAATGTTGGAAAGAGAAATTGTATCTAAGCGAACTCCAAAAAAAATTTCAAGAGTTAAAAGTAAACCTGTTTCTTCGATGAACAAAGAGTACGTGATTGTGATGGAAAAAAAATATGATAAAGTTGCTTCCTTATAG